The following proteins come from a genomic window of Erpetoichthys calabaricus chromosome 18, fErpCal1.3, whole genome shotgun sequence:
- the bhlhe40 gene encoding class E basic helix-loop-helix protein 40, which translates to MERITSAQPPPPPPCLVKHASQDSSDLAGSRMDFPHMYVYKPRRGIKRGEDSKETYKLPHRLIEKKRRDRINECIAQLKDLLPEHLKLTTLGHLEKAVVLELTLKHVKALTTLLEQQQQKIVALQSGMQVGEQTMPLHDSSEEMFRSGFHLCAREVLHFLTKQEDGQQVTPSHMISHLQKVAAEILPETQGLRMERDSQKSQDAKDKSSPPQPMSFEGHGKNCVPVIQRTYVQAGSEQSGSDTDTDSGYGGELEKLETKADRHYCSKEDELKYSFSDRITTIKQETDDPPAKRARAGSTEDNALSNKELLGIHSNLLGFSSHQPPLCLPFYLIPPSAAAYLPILEKCWYPASMPVLYPGLSNVSSTLSSVMNPEKHPPSLLVSPGVGSPHTSQSSLDSPALRQALKQTSPLNLETKD; encoded by the exons ATGGAAAGGATTACCAGTGcgcaaccaccaccaccaccgccTTGTCTGGTGAAACACGCGTCTCAGGACAGCTCGGACCTGGCGGG GAGCAGGATGGATTTTCCACACATGTATGTCTACAAACCAAGAAGAGGAATCAAGCGCGGGGAAGACAGCAAG GAAACCTACAAGCTGCCCCACAGACTGATCGAGAAGAAGCGACGCGACAGGATCAACGAGTGCATCGCGCAGCTCAAAGATCTTCTACCGGAGCATCTGAAGCTTACG ACGCTGGGTCACTTGGAGAAGGCTGTCGTCCTGGAATTGACACTAAAGCACGTGAAAGCGCTGACGACTCtcctggagcagcagcagcagaagatCGTGGCGTTGCAAAGCGGCATGCAAGTCG GGGAGCAGACAATGCCACTTCACGACAGCAGTGAGGAGATGTTCCGTTCTGGCTTCCACTTGTGTGCAAGGGAGGTTCTGCATTTCCTGACAAAGCAAGAGGATGGCCAGCAAGTCACACCTTCCCACATGATCAGCCACCTCCAGAAAGTTGCTGCTGAAATCTTGCCCGAGACCCAGGGATTGCGGATGGAGCGTGACAGTCAGAAAAGCCAGGATGCAAAAGACAAATCTTCTCCTCCCCAACCGATGAGTTTTGAAGGACATGGCAAAAACTGTGTTCCAGTCATTCAGAGGACTTACGTGCAGGCTGGCAGTGAGCAGAGTGGCAGTGATACAGATACTGATAGTGGGTATGGGGGTGAACTGGAAAAACTTGAGACTAAGGCTGACCGTCACTACTGCAGCAAAGAAGATGAACTCAAATACTCATTCAGTGACCGGATAACCACAATCAAACAAGAGACTGATGACCCACCAGCTAAAAGGGCAAGGGCAGGGTCAACAGAGGATAATGCTCTTTCTAATAAAGAGTTGTTGGGTATTCACAGTAATTTATTGGGATTTTCTTCACATCAGCCCCCTTTGTgtctgcctttttatttaatccctCCTTCTGCGGCAGCATATTTGCCAATACTTGAGAAATGTTGGTATCCTGCCTCAATGCCAGTTCTCTATCCTGGACTCTCCAATGTGTCATCAACACTTTCAAGCGTTATGAACCCAGAGAAGCACCCCCCATCTCTTCTTGTATCTCCAGGCGTGGGCTCACCGCACACATCACAGTCCTCTCTGGACTCTCCAGCACTGCGTCAAGCTTTAAAGCAAACTTCACCTTTGAACTTAGAAACCAAAGACTGA